A window of the Coturnix japonica isolate 7356 chromosome 12, Coturnix japonica 2.1, whole genome shotgun sequence genome harbors these coding sequences:
- the RYBP gene encoding RING1 and YY1-binding protein, producing MVMGDKKSPTRPKRQAKPAADEGFWDCSVCTFRNSAEAFKCSICDVRKGTSTRKPRINSQLVAQQVAQQYATPPPPKKEKKEKVEKQDKEKPDKEKEISPSVTKKNTNKKTKPKSDIVKDPPSEANSIQSGNTTTKTSDSNHTSRPRLKNVDRSTAQQLAVTVGNVTVIITDFKEKTRSSSTSSSTVTSSAGSEQQNQSSSGSESTDKGSSRSSTPKGDMSAVNDESF from the exons ATGGTCATGGGCGACAAGAAGAGCCCGACCAG gCCGAAGAGGCAAGCCAAACCTGCCGCCGACGAAGGCTTTTGGGATTGTAGCGTGTGCACCTTCAGGAACAGCGCCGAAGCCTTCAAATGCAGCATCTGCGATGTCCGGAAAGGCACCTCGACCAG AAAACCTAGGATAAACTCTCAGTTGGTGGCACAACAAGTTGCCCAGCAGTATGcaaccccaccaccacccaagaaggagaagaaggagaaagtggaaaaacaagataaagaaaaacctgacaaagagaaggaaatcagTCCCAGCGTCACAAAGAAGAACACTAATAAGAAGACTAA ACCAAAGTCAGATATTGTGAAAGATCCTCCTAGTGAAGCAAATAGCATACAGTCTGGGAATACTACAACAAAGACGAGCGACTCAAATCACACTTCAAG ACCCAGACTGAAAAATGTGGACAGAAGTactgcacagcagctggcagTCACAGTGGGAAATGTCACGGTAATTATCACAGACTTTAAGGAAAAGACTCGCTCCTCTTCCACGTCATCTTCTACAGTGACCTCCAGTGCAGGATCAGAACAACAGAATCAGAGCAGCTCGGGCTCTGAGAGCACAGACAAGGGCTCGTCCCGCTCCTCCACGCCAAAGGGGGACATGTCAGCAGTCAATGATGAATCTTTCTGA